A portion of the Citrobacter rodentium NBRC 105723 = DSM 16636 genome contains these proteins:
- a CDS encoding B12-binding domain-containing radical SAM protein: MRLTFIYPAIGHRKNEPYLRSWQMEPLPVAALLGLTPASVETRFYDDRLEHIPYDEPTDAVAIPVETYTARRAYQIASEYRRRGVPVVMGGFHVTLVPDEAARFADTIVTGEAESVWAEVIDDLRHHTLKPRYEGQQTDLRQVSVDRSLFQGKRYLPIGLIETGRGCRFPCEFCAVQTFYQRRYRRRDIDSVLGELNSLKAHKKLFFFVDDNFAGSLRESREVLPALAQANVRWVTQMSINAAHDEGFVQELARAGCRGVLIGFESLNEENLLLMNKRVNTMKGGFSRALANLRRHGIAVYGTFVFGYDHDTLESFGEAVEFAREQSMYIAAFNHMTPFPGTPLYARLAAEKRLRFESWWLDDAYRYNELPFFPNGLTPQQVTEGCLAARKAFYSWQSIFQRSWRNRSDFFMWRNYFPINLLHHNEVGARNGYPLGDEEWQGTLLEVR; this comes from the coding sequence ATGCGGCTGACGTTTATCTATCCGGCGATTGGACACCGTAAAAATGAGCCCTACCTGCGCTCCTGGCAAATGGAGCCGCTACCCGTTGCGGCGCTGCTGGGATTAACGCCCGCCTCCGTCGAAACCCGTTTCTATGACGATCGGCTGGAGCATATTCCTTATGATGAGCCCACGGATGCCGTGGCGATTCCCGTTGAGACCTATACCGCCCGGCGCGCGTATCAGATCGCCAGCGAGTATCGTCGCCGCGGCGTGCCGGTGGTGATGGGCGGTTTTCATGTGACGTTGGTTCCTGACGAGGCGGCGCGCTTTGCTGACACCATCGTGACCGGCGAAGCGGAATCGGTCTGGGCTGAGGTGATTGACGACTTACGTCACCACACGCTCAAACCTCGTTATGAGGGGCAACAAACCGATCTGCGGCAGGTGAGTGTTGATCGTAGCCTGTTTCAGGGGAAGCGGTATCTGCCGATCGGGCTGATCGAAACGGGGCGCGGCTGCCGTTTTCCCTGCGAGTTTTGCGCAGTACAAACTTTTTACCAGCGTCGTTACCGTAGACGCGATATCGACAGCGTTCTTGGCGAACTGAATTCACTCAAAGCGCATAAGAAGCTCTTTTTCTTTGTGGATGATAATTTTGCCGGCAGCTTACGCGAAAGCCGCGAGGTGCTTCCCGCACTGGCGCAGGCTAACGTGCGCTGGGTAACGCAGATGAGTATTAATGCCGCCCATGATGAAGGTTTTGTACAGGAGCTGGCGCGGGCCGGATGTCGTGGCGTACTGATTGGCTTTGAGTCGCTGAATGAGGAAAACCTGCTGTTGATGAACAAGCGGGTTAACACGATGAAAGGCGGTTTTAGCCGCGCGTTGGCCAATTTACGCCGCCATGGGATTGCGGTTTATGGCACCTTTGTCTTTGGCTACGACCACGATACGCTGGAGTCGTTTGGCGAGGCGGTTGAGTTTGCGCGCGAGCAAAGCATGTATATTGCCGCGTTCAACCATATGACGCCATTTCCGGGCACGCCGCTCTATGCAAGGCTGGCGGCGGAGAAACGCCTGCGTTTTGAATCATGGTGGCTGGACGACGCCTATCGCTACAACGAATTGCCTTTCTTCCCGAACGGGCTGACGCCGCAGCAGGTAACAGAGGGCTGTCTGGCGGCCAGAAAAGCCTTTTATAGCTGGCAATCGATATTTCAGCGAAGCTGGCGCAATCGTAGCGACTTTTTCATGTGGCGAAATTACTTCCCTATCAATCTGTTGCATCATAACGAGGTTGGCGCCCGCAACGGCTATCCGCTGGGCGATGAAGAGTGGCAGGGCACGCTGCTGGAGGTCAGATAA
- a CDS encoding N-acetyltransferase produces the protein MQVVTATPERDACLLRLLEENAMQGDIDLVMTRRPTYFSPQSEFGVAHTALALEEARAVGMCRLTEHAGFANGEPQKLGYLGSLRIIPDHRHRIRVLKAGFQYLRQLPPPTRCYTSIAADNHSALRLLERGVAGLPEYRYLGEMCSLAISHRRGRQHNLWRIMPAERYHAVAEYYRRRAVQRQLAPEVDADWLLNSGATVLGYGDVNSLKACAVLWNQQAFKQVLVAGYSSRTRLLRPLYNGYARVTGRVTLPATGQTLDQSFLAFFAADDDAPLLALIEDALVLSSTPIVTLGLPAALPGVRKLIKDTRATVYRTRLYGVDLIARPEWDNRIVWPEIALL, from the coding sequence ATGCAGGTTGTGACCGCCACGCCGGAACGAGACGCCTGTCTGTTACGCCTGCTCGAAGAGAACGCCATGCAGGGCGATATCGATCTGGTGATGACGCGTCGCCCGACCTACTTCTCGCCGCAAAGTGAATTCGGCGTCGCGCATACCGCGCTGGCGCTGGAGGAGGCGCGCGCCGTCGGGATGTGCCGACTGACCGAACATGCGGGTTTTGCGAATGGAGAGCCGCAGAAGCTTGGTTATCTTGGCAGTCTGCGCATTATCCCGGACCATCGTCATCGTATTCGCGTCCTGAAAGCGGGATTTCAGTATCTGCGCCAGCTTCCGCCGCCGACGCGCTGCTATACCAGTATCGCCGCGGACAATCACAGCGCATTACGTTTGCTGGAGCGTGGCGTTGCGGGTCTGCCTGAATATCGCTATCTGGGGGAGATGTGTTCGCTGGCAATAAGCCACAGGCGGGGGCGGCAGCATAACCTGTGGCGCATCATGCCCGCAGAGCGTTATCACGCGGTTGCTGAATATTACCGCCGTCGCGCCGTGCAGCGACAGCTGGCGCCTGAGGTGGATGCGGACTGGCTGCTTAATTCCGGCGCAACGGTGCTGGGATACGGTGACGTCAATTCGCTGAAAGCCTGTGCGGTATTGTGGAATCAGCAGGCGTTTAAACAGGTTTTGGTTGCCGGTTATTCGTCGCGTACGCGTCTGCTGCGGCCGCTGTATAACGGCTACGCCAGAGTGACTGGCCGGGTAACGCTGCCGGCAACCGGTCAGACCCTGGATCAAAGCTTCCTGGCTTTTTTCGCCGCAGATGATGACGCGCCGCTACTGGCGCTTATTGAAGATGCGCTGGTGTTGAGCAGCACGCCGATTGTGACGCTGGGGTTGCCTGCTGCCCTGCCGGGAGTGCGAAAGCTCATTAAGGATACACGAGCAACGGTTTACCGCACCCGGCTTTATGGCGTGGATCTTATCGCCCGACCGGAGTGGGATAATCGTATCGTCTGGCCGGAAATTGCGCTGCTATGA
- a CDS encoding B12-binding domain-containing radical SAM protein, with amino-acid sequence MRIALIYPNMGDYRTKDAMTPLSMAILAARSPGHDIDFYDERLESLPERLPGADLVAISIETFTARRGYQLADRYRQQGIKVVMGGFHATFMPDEVAQHADSVVTGDAEGTWEQLLSDAERGTLQPRYEGSRQRGLEDYRLDRSIFSGKRYAPLALVQYSRGCRFACDFCSIHAFYPDGVRTRPVEQIMAEIDALPGDRFIAFVDDNLFASRKKLESLLEALIPLKRRWGCQISIDVARDEALLDRLAQAGCGFVLMGFESLNPANLRQMGKQWNHAAGDYRRVIRALHARGICVYGTFIFGYDGDTPDTVRQCLAFAQETRLEIANFNLLIPTPGSALYQRLEAEGRLISPRWWVDPDYRYGDPIFTPKGMSARTLTELCFWARTQFYSYPSIARRLLRVNRARQWRNTLIALLANWVSHKEIARKQGKRLGEME; translated from the coding sequence ATGAGGATTGCGCTGATTTATCCCAATATGGGGGACTACCGGACGAAAGATGCCATGACGCCGCTGTCGATGGCGATCCTTGCCGCGCGGTCGCCGGGGCATGATATCGACTTTTACGACGAGCGGCTTGAGTCTCTTCCGGAGCGGCTGCCGGGCGCCGATCTCGTTGCTATCTCAATAGAAACGTTTACTGCCCGCCGCGGTTATCAGCTTGCCGATCGTTACCGTCAGCAGGGCATTAAGGTTGTGATGGGCGGATTTCATGCGACGTTTATGCCGGATGAAGTGGCGCAGCATGCGGACAGCGTGGTGACGGGCGATGCCGAGGGCACGTGGGAGCAACTGCTGTCAGATGCTGAACGCGGCACGCTGCAACCCCGCTATGAGGGTTCGCGGCAGCGGGGGCTGGAGGATTATCGGCTGGACCGCTCGATTTTTTCCGGCAAGCGTTACGCACCGCTTGCCCTGGTTCAGTATTCGCGCGGCTGCCGTTTTGCCTGCGATTTCTGCTCTATTCACGCCTTTTATCCTGATGGCGTTCGCACGCGTCCGGTCGAACAGATAATGGCGGAGATTGACGCGCTGCCCGGCGACCGTTTTATCGCTTTTGTGGATGATAATCTGTTTGCCAGCCGTAAAAAACTGGAGAGTCTGCTGGAAGCCCTGATCCCCTTAAAGCGTCGCTGGGGATGCCAGATCAGTATTGATGTCGCGCGGGATGAGGCATTGCTGGATCGGCTTGCGCAGGCAGGCTGCGGGTTTGTCCTGATGGGATTTGAAAGCCTTAATCCTGCCAACCTCCGGCAAATGGGCAAACAGTGGAACCACGCGGCGGGAGACTATCGCCGGGTTATCCGCGCGCTTCACGCGCGCGGGATCTGTGTCTATGGCACCTTTATTTTTGGCTATGACGGCGATACGCCCGATACCGTGCGCCAGTGCCTGGCGTTTGCCCAGGAGACACGGCTGGAGATCGCTAATTTCAATCTGCTGATCCCGACGCCCGGCAGTGCGCTGTATCAGCGACTGGAGGCGGAGGGGCGATTAATATCACCGCGCTGGTGGGTCGATCCTGACTACCGCTATGGCGATCCGATTTTTACCCCCAAAGGAATGTCCGCCCGGACGCTTACCGAACTGTGCTTTTGGGCCAGAACGCAGTTTTACAGCTATCCCTCTATTGCCCGCAGGCTATTGCGCGTTAACCGGGCGCGTCAATGGAGAAACACGCTGATTGCGTTACTGGCGAACTGGGTCTCGCACAAAGAGATTGCCCGCAAACAAGGAAAACGTCTGGGAGAAATGGAATGA
- a CDS encoding B12-binding domain-containing radical SAM protein — protein MKLTLIKPNIGRKEHSLYVDEGRMEPLMLGILAALTPPDVEVVLYDDRMERIPYDEQTDLVAITVETFTARRAYEIADEYRQRGVKVVMGGIHATLLPEEVALHADSVFTGDAETRWQEMIEDARAARLKPRYDAPVGVGQVDGCQRCLLPRREIFSGKGYLPINLMQFSRGCRFACRFCAVSQYFGRRHYLRQVDEVVREITAQKSHFIFFVDDNIASDHHALAELCHALIPLKINWISQASLDVTQNRPLMTLMERSGCWGNVMGFESITPASLHDARKSPNVRGFNHYRDEIAALRDFGLQTWAAFTLGYDHDTPESIARTVDFALQNRFAFAAYNILMPYPNTPLYHQLQQQGRLLFDGRWWLHPEYRFNQAAFQPQGISPETLTDLCHQARSRFNTLPSIVRRFSDLRMTFQSFARMSAFWRYTLLFRKEVHKKHRMRFGLR, from the coding sequence ATGAAGCTGACGTTAATAAAGCCCAATATTGGCCGCAAAGAGCACAGCCTGTACGTTGACGAAGGACGGATGGAACCTTTAATGCTGGGTATCCTTGCCGCGCTGACGCCGCCGGATGTCGAGGTGGTGCTGTATGACGATCGCATGGAGCGCATTCCTTATGACGAACAGACCGATCTGGTGGCGATCACCGTCGAAACCTTTACCGCCCGCCGGGCCTACGAAATCGCCGATGAGTACCGTCAGCGGGGCGTAAAGGTGGTGATGGGGGGGATTCATGCCACGCTCCTGCCGGAAGAGGTTGCGCTGCATGCTGACAGCGTCTTCACTGGCGATGCGGAGACGCGCTGGCAGGAGATGATTGAAGATGCGCGCGCCGCCCGTCTCAAACCGCGTTATGATGCCCCCGTCGGCGTCGGGCAGGTCGATGGTTGCCAGCGCTGTTTATTGCCCCGGCGGGAGATCTTTAGCGGCAAAGGTTATCTGCCGATTAACCTGATGCAGTTTTCCCGCGGCTGTCGCTTTGCCTGTCGCTTTTGCGCCGTCAGCCAGTATTTTGGCCGTCGGCACTATCTGCGACAGGTTGACGAAGTTGTCCGGGAAATTACAGCGCAGAAGAGCCATTTTATTTTCTTCGTCGATGACAATATCGCTTCAGACCATCACGCCCTGGCGGAACTCTGCCATGCGCTTATTCCCCTCAAAATAAACTGGATCAGTCAGGCCAGCCTGGATGTGACGCAGAACCGGCCGTTAATGACGTTAATGGAGCGGAGTGGCTGCTGGGGCAACGTAATGGGATTTGAGTCAATCACCCCGGCCAGCCTGCACGATGCCAGAAAATCGCCTAACGTCCGGGGCTTCAATCATTATCGCGATGAGATCGCAGCGTTGCGGGATTTTGGTCTGCAAACCTGGGCTGCGTTTACGCTCGGTTATGATCATGACACGCCGGAAAGCATTGCGCGCACCGTCGATTTTGCGCTGCAAAATCGCTTCGCTTTTGCGGCATATAATATTTTGATGCCCTATCCGAATACCCCGTTATATCACCAGTTACAGCAGCAGGGTCGGTTATTATTTGACGGACGCTGGTGGCTGCATCCTGAATATCGCTTTAATCAGGCGGCGTTTCAGCCGCAGGGCATCTCCCCTGAAACATTAACCGATTTGTGTCACCAGGCGCGGAGTCGTTTCAATACCCTTCCGTCGATCGTTCGGCGTTTTTCTGACTTACGTATGACTTTTCAGTCGTTTGCCAGAATGAGCGCTTTCTGGCGCTATACGCTGTTGTTTCGTAAAGAGGTGCATAAGAAACACCGGATGCGGTTTGGGCTGAGGTAA
- a CDS encoding phosphatase PAP2 family protein, translating into MKEPFATRLKYYLLWMVPVSVVFFGLYPTINAYTATRSDTLALWLPAELSVPFIPQFIWGYLSMYLIVLVPLFFLNLQQQKRLAIELMVVTVAAAIVFLLFPARLGFVRQLPDAPLYRALFSHLFTLDRPHNLVPSLHVAWSWCAVAAVSRTTRGWIPVALCFWFIVIALSTLFVHQHHLLDIATGFLLSLLVSYFTGKVYEKNRPYSLNAGQL; encoded by the coding sequence ATGAAAGAACCTTTTGCCACGCGTTTAAAATATTATCTGCTGTGGATGGTGCCGGTTTCGGTGGTGTTTTTTGGTCTTTATCCCACCATTAATGCTTATACCGCCACCCGCAGCGACACGCTGGCGCTGTGGCTGCCTGCTGAGCTGTCTGTTCCGTTTATCCCTCAGTTTATCTGGGGATACTTGTCGATGTACTTGATCGTTCTCGTGCCGCTTTTCTTTTTAAACCTTCAGCAACAAAAGCGGCTGGCGATTGAGTTGATGGTGGTTACCGTTGCCGCCGCGATCGTTTTCTTACTGTTTCCGGCCCGTCTGGGCTTTGTTCGCCAGTTACCTGACGCGCCTTTATATCGGGCGTTGTTCAGTCATTTGTTTACGCTGGACAGGCCGCATAATCTGGTGCCGTCTCTACATGTCGCATGGTCATGGTGTGCGGTAGCCGCTGTCTCACGTACAACCAGGGGCTGGATCCCGGTCGCGCTCTGTTTCTGGTTTATTGTCATTGCCTTATCCACGCTGTTTGTTCATCAGCATCATTTGCTGGATATCGCGACTGGCTTCCTGCTGTCGCTACTCGTCTCTTATTTCACAGGGAAAGTTTATGAAAAAAATCGTCCTTATTCTCTTAACGCTGGTCAGCTTTAA